Proteins from a single region of Oncorhynchus kisutch isolate 150728-3 unplaced genomic scaffold, Okis_V2 scaffold4044, whole genome shotgun sequence:
- the LOC109882896 gene encoding selenoprotein S, with the protein MDDDVTIEDEGGPEIQKTPLGNQDLSFLQQTVGPLVAEYGWYLLFMCVGVYLVVQHLSKRRASQGQSSSASGAVQDPNAVVRRQEALEASRRRMQEELDAKAALFRLKQQQLEEEKRQQKIEMYDSMKEGRSYRGKAKTAQNTEEASTSTTVLKPKTDKKPLRSSGFNPLSGEGGGSCAWRPGRRGPSAGGG; encoded by the exons ATGGATGACGATGTTACCATTGAGGACGAAGGTGGACCAGAAATACAGAAGACACCCCTTGGAAACCAGGATTTAAGTTTCCTGCAACAAACTG TCGGACCATTGGTGGCAGAATATGGATGGTATCTGTTGTTCATGTGTGTGGGGGTCTACCTGGTGGTCCAGCACCTGAGCAAGAGGAGAGCCAGCCAGGGACAGAGCAGCTCGGCGTCTGGAGCAGTGCAAG ATCCCAATGCAGTAGTGAGGAGACAAGAGGCACTGGAGGCGTCCAGGAGAAGAATGCAGGAGGAGCTGGATGCCAAGGCGGCCCTCTTCAGGCTGAAACAACAACAG ctggaggaggagaagagacaacAGAAAATTGAGATGTATGACAGCATGAAAGAGGGGAGGAGTTACAGAGGAAAAGCAAAGACAGCCCAG AACACTGAAGAGGCCAGCACATCGACTACAGTGTTGAAACCAAAGACTGACAAGAAGCCCCTACGGAGCAGTG GCTTTAATCCCCTGAGCGGAGAGGGAGGTGGATCCTGTGCGTGGAGACCAGGAAGGAGAGGGCCATCAGCTGGCGGCGGATGA